A genomic segment from Mucilaginibacter terrenus encodes:
- a CDS encoding aconitate hydratase produces MAFDLDMIKKVYDRYSTRVDAARKATGKPLTLTEKILYAHLSEGDASKAFERGTDYVDFAPDRVAMQDATAQMALLQFMQAGRPQVAVPSTVHCDHLIQAKVGADADLSTAKDINKEVYDFLSSVSDKYGIGFWKAGAGIIHQVVLENYAFPGGMMIGTDSHTPNAGGLGMVAIGVGGADACDVMAGLPWELKFPKLLGVKLTGKLSGWSSAKDVILRVAGILTVKGGTGFIVEYFGEGARSMSATGKATICNMGAEIGATTSIFGYDQKAADYLKGTKRAEIAEMADAIAEHLTGDEEVYANPNQYFDQVIEINLSELEPHINGPFTPDLAWPISKFATAVRENNWPTELEVGLIGSCTNSSYEDITRSASVAQQAIDKHLQTKAEFTVTPGSELVRYTVERDGYLGTFEAMGGVVLANACGPCIGQWARHTDDPTRRNSIITSFNRNFAKRQDGNPNTHAFVASPEIVTAMAIAGDLTFNPLTDTLTNKDGEQVKLDEPMGIEMPVRGYAVEDAGYQAPAEDGSAVEVIVSPTSARLQLLDPFAAWEGTDLTGLKLLIKAKGKCTTDHISMAGPWLKFRGHLDNISNNMLIGAINYFNLNADSVKNQLTGEYGPVPATQRDYKAHGIGSVVVGDENYGEGSSREHAAMEPRHLGVRAILVKSFARIHETNLKKQGMLAITFADSNDYDKILEDDTFDIVGLTTFAPGQQLTVVLHHADGTTDQFQVNHTYNAQQIEWFKAGGALNIIRRQMVS; encoded by the coding sequence ATGGCTTTTGATTTAGATATGATCAAAAAGGTTTATGATCGCTACAGCACCCGCGTGGATGCTGCCCGTAAAGCGACCGGTAAACCACTTACGTTAACTGAGAAAATACTATATGCCCACCTTTCTGAAGGTGATGCATCCAAAGCTTTTGAACGCGGTACCGACTACGTAGATTTTGCACCGGACCGTGTAGCTATGCAGGATGCAACAGCGCAAATGGCTTTACTGCAGTTTATGCAGGCAGGCCGCCCGCAGGTTGCTGTTCCGTCTACCGTACATTGCGATCACCTTATACAAGCTAAAGTTGGTGCCGACGCCGACTTAAGCACTGCTAAAGACATCAACAAAGAAGTTTACGATTTCCTTTCTTCTGTATCTGACAAATACGGCATTGGTTTCTGGAAAGCCGGTGCAGGTATCATCCACCAGGTAGTGTTAGAGAACTACGCTTTCCCTGGTGGTATGATGATAGGTACCGACTCGCACACGCCTAACGCGGGTGGTTTGGGTATGGTTGCTATCGGCGTTGGCGGTGCCGATGCCTGCGACGTTATGGCCGGCTTACCTTGGGAGCTAAAGTTCCCTAAATTGCTTGGCGTAAAACTTACCGGTAAATTATCCGGCTGGAGCTCTGCTAAAGACGTTATCCTGCGTGTTGCCGGTATACTTACCGTAAAAGGTGGTACAGGCTTTATAGTAGAATACTTTGGCGAAGGTGCACGTTCTATGTCAGCTACTGGTAAAGCTACCATTTGTAACATGGGTGCAGAAATTGGCGCTACCACTTCGATATTTGGTTACGACCAAAAAGCTGCCGACTACCTGAAAGGTACCAAGCGTGCTGAGATAGCTGAAATGGCTGATGCAATTGCAGAACACCTGACCGGTGACGAAGAAGTTTACGCTAACCCTAACCAATACTTTGACCAGGTAATTGAAATTAACCTGAGCGAACTGGAGCCACACATCAATGGTCCGTTCACACCGGATTTGGCCTGGCCGATCTCTAAATTTGCTACGGCGGTTAGAGAAAACAACTGGCCTACTGAGCTGGAAGTTGGACTGATTGGATCATGTACCAACTCCTCTTACGAAGACATTACCCGTTCTGCATCTGTTGCGCAGCAGGCTATTGATAAACACCTGCAAACCAAAGCGGAATTTACGGTAACACCAGGTTCAGAACTGGTACGGTATACGGTAGAACGCGATGGTTACCTGGGTACATTTGAAGCCATGGGCGGTGTTGTGTTAGCTAACGCTTGCGGACCTTGTATTGGCCAATGGGCACGTCACACAGACGATCCTACACGCAGGAACTCTATTATTACTTCCTTTAACCGCAACTTTGCTAAGCGCCAGGACGGTAACCCAAACACACACGCGTTTGTGGCATCACCGGAAATTGTTACAGCTATGGCTATTGCAGGCGACCTTACCTTTAATCCGCTTACCGATACCCTGACCAATAAAGATGGCGAGCAGGTGAAACTGGATGAGCCAATGGGTATAGAAATGCCGGTAAGAGGTTATGCGGTTGAAGATGCAGGTTACCAGGCACCAGCCGAGGACGGCAGTGCAGTAGAGGTAATTGTAAGCCCTACATCGGCACGTTTGCAATTGCTTGATCCGTTTGCTGCTTGGGAAGGTACCGACCTTACAGGCCTTAAATTGCTTATTAAAGCTAAAGGTAAATGTACTACTGACCACATCTCTATGGCAGGCCCATGGTTGAAGTTCCGTGGCCACCTGGACAACATATCTAACAATATGCTGATAGGTGCCATAAACTACTTTAACCTGAATGCTGACAGCGTTAAGAACCAGCTTACCGGTGAGTACGGCCCTGTGCCTGCTACCCAGCGCGATTACAAGGCGCACGGTATAGGTTCGGTTGTAGTGGGTGACGAGAACTACGGCGAAGGCTCATCACGCGAGCACGCTGCAATGGAACCACGCCACCTGGGTGTACGTGCCATACTGGTAAAATCATTTGCCCGTATACACGAAACCAACCTGAAGAAACAAGGTATGCTGGCCATTACTTTTGCAGATAGCAACGACTACGATAAGATATTGGAAGACGATACCTTTGATATAGTAGGTTTAACAACTTTTGCACCGGGCCAGCAGCTGACCGTTGTGCTGCACCACGCTGATGGTACAACCGACCAATTCCAGGTGAACCACACTTACAATGCACAGCAGATAGAGTGGTTTAAAGCAGGCGGGGCGCTTAATATCATCCGCAGGCAAATGGTGTCTTAA
- a CDS encoding class I SAM-dependent methyltransferase: MIQLLTPTHWKDYELIDCGDFEKLERFGNTILIRPEPQAVWSKALSEAEWQKLHHIKFKGRSATSGEWLKKSPQTPDRWHIEYKNKDAAIKFRLGLTSFKHVGIFPEQAVNWDYISGNIKKFKTPAPKVLNLFAYTGGASLIANAAGAETTHVDSIKQVVTWANENQEISGLKDIRWMVEDALKFVKREVKRGKKYNGIILDPPAYGNGPNGEKWKLEDNINEMIHDVIQLLDPEEHFLILNTYSLGFSCVIIENLIKSAFPKVENLEIGELYLQATAGPKLPLGVFGKFYKNKA, encoded by the coding sequence ATGATCCAACTCCTTACACCAACCCACTGGAAAGATTACGAACTTATAGATTGCGGCGATTTTGAAAAGCTGGAGCGGTTTGGTAACACTATACTCATACGACCAGAACCACAAGCTGTTTGGAGTAAAGCCTTAAGCGAAGCTGAATGGCAAAAGCTGCACCATATTAAGTTCAAAGGTCGTTCTGCAACGTCAGGCGAATGGTTGAAGAAAAGTCCGCAAACGCCTGACCGCTGGCACATCGAATACAAAAATAAAGATGCAGCTATAAAATTCCGGTTGGGCCTCACCTCGTTTAAACACGTAGGTATTTTCCCTGAGCAAGCAGTTAACTGGGATTATATATCAGGCAACATAAAGAAGTTTAAAACGCCTGCTCCAAAGGTGCTTAACTTGTTTGCCTATACAGGTGGTGCTTCATTAATAGCAAATGCCGCGGGAGCCGAAACCACACACGTAGATTCAATTAAACAAGTAGTCACCTGGGCAAACGAAAACCAGGAGATAAGTGGTTTAAAAGATATCCGCTGGATGGTGGAGGATGCTTTAAAGTTTGTAAAGCGCGAAGTAAAACGCGGCAAAAAATACAACGGCATCATACTTGACCCACCCGCTTACGGCAATGGCCCTAACGGTGAAAAGTGGAAGCTGGAAGATAACATAAACGAGATGATCCACGACGTGATCCAACTGTTGGATCCTGAGGAACATTTTTTAATACTGAACACTTATTCGCTGGGTTTCTCCTGTGTGATCATAGAAAACCTGATTAAAAGCGCATTCCCGAAAGTGGAAAACCTGGAGATTGGTGAACTGTACCTGCAAGCCACTGCCGGCCCTAAATTACCGCTAGGCGTGTTTGGTAAATTTTATAAAAATAAGGCATGA
- a CDS encoding TolC family protein: MKLKYLPAKVTIACLVLLATVNIKANAQEVITLQKAVDRALDRNLTIKQAQFTEALSTEDYKQSKYNRLPAFSAGPQASYNFGRYLDPSTNQFANQKTLTVNGSVNGQVILFQGGQLRNQIIQNRILVDVDKSNTAKIKNDLILSVVTQYLTILTNQDLVTAAKQQIEISKLALDRAQKQYDAGNQTLADLSQAKAQQSTNELNLTNAQNQLDLSVLILKQYMEMNPLEEITVEKPDISKLNDIKTVYNEADLLKSALEINPDVKLAQTRQLAAEQYIKIVKGGYYPSLALFGSAGSNFSDARRLFGGVVPNGRTDTVGFVQPNNQAVTVPGFDQIQGKYPFFRQISDNFYQSVGISLQIPIFSRFQTRTNVRKAKINYENAAVNTQIAKNNLSKIIIQAVYDLRAAEKRLVSTTQTYQANKDAFNTVQQRFNVGLVNSLDYNTSLTNLNKSQFDLINARYEVVFRSKVIDYYLGNPITL; this comes from the coding sequence ATGAAACTAAAATACTTACCCGCAAAAGTAACCATTGCCTGCTTAGTTTTACTTGCCACGGTAAACATTAAAGCCAATGCCCAGGAGGTTATTACCCTGCAAAAGGCTGTTGACCGCGCATTGGACCGCAACCTCACCATTAAACAAGCTCAATTTACCGAGGCGCTGAGCACCGAAGATTACAAGCAATCTAAATACAACCGGTTGCCCGCTTTTAGCGCCGGCCCGCAGGCATCTTACAATTTCGGGCGTTACCTCGACCCATCTACTAATCAATTTGCCAACCAAAAGACACTTACCGTTAATGGCAGCGTGAATGGCCAGGTTATACTGTTTCAAGGCGGGCAACTAAGAAATCAGATTATTCAGAATCGTATTTTGGTAGATGTAGATAAAAGCAACACTGCCAAGATCAAGAACGACTTGATATTGAGCGTGGTTACTCAGTACCTGACCATCTTAACCAATCAGGACCTGGTTACAGCTGCTAAACAACAGATAGAAATATCTAAACTGGCGCTTGACAGGGCGCAAAAACAATATGACGCAGGTAACCAAACGCTGGCCGATCTGTCGCAGGCGAAAGCGCAGCAATCTACCAATGAGCTTAACCTTACCAATGCGCAAAACCAACTAGACCTTTCGGTACTGATATTAAAACAGTACATGGAAATGAACCCACTGGAAGAAATCACGGTAGAGAAGCCCGACATCAGCAAATTAAACGATATTAAAACGGTTTACAACGAGGCCGACCTGCTAAAAAGTGCGCTCGAGATAAATCCGGATGTAAAACTTGCCCAAACGCGACAACTTGCTGCCGAGCAATATATCAAGATAGTCAAAGGAGGCTATTATCCAAGCTTGGCCTTGTTTGGATCAGCGGGTTCTAACTTTTCTGATGCGCGAAGGCTATTTGGTGGCGTTGTGCCAAACGGCAGAACAGATACCGTGGGATTTGTACAACCTAATAATCAGGCGGTGACGGTTCCAGGATTCGATCAGATACAAGGTAAATATCCTTTTTTCCGTCAAATTAGCGATAACTTTTATCAGTCAGTAGGGATTAGCTTGCAAATACCGATTTTCAGCCGTTTCCAAACCCGTACGAATGTTCGCAAAGCAAAAATCAATTACGAGAATGCGGCTGTAAACACCCAAATTGCTAAAAACAACCTGAGCAAAATAATCATCCAGGCAGTGTATGACCTGCGTGCCGCAGAGAAAAGACTGGTTAGCACAACACAAACCTACCAGGCAAATAAAGATGCGTTTAACACCGTACAACAACGCTTTAACGTAGGCCTGGTGAACTCGCTTGACTATAACACATCATTAACCAACCTTAACAAATCACAGTTCGACCTGATCAATGCCCGTTACGAAGTGGTGTTCAGAAGTAAAGTGATAGATTATTACCTTGGCAACCCTATAACACTATAA
- a CDS encoding NAD(P)H-dependent glycerol-3-phosphate dehydrogenase translates to MLKQINKITIVGGGSWATANIKMLTDNTVEKEIFWWMRNAQAAEHIINFGHNPNYLSSVEIKVPKENISCDLKQLINQSDCILLNVPAAFLKEALTGITPEDFEGKKVVSAVKGIVPDENQIIGEFMNEKYRVSFDDFMVISGPCHAEEVALEKLSYLTIASQDTALATEFASMLNTRYIKTIVSDDIYGTEYGAVLKNIYAIASGICHGVGYGDNFQSVLISNAIRELERFVDAVHPIDRDIKESAYLGDLLVTAYSQFSRNRTFGNMVGKGYTVKSAQLEMNMIAEGYYAVNCLQQVNLQYNVPMPICEAVYAILYKKSSPAAEMRKLAEKLS, encoded by the coding sequence ATGCTAAAGCAAATCAACAAGATAACTATAGTAGGCGGTGGCAGCTGGGCTACAGCCAACATCAAAATGCTTACCGATAACACGGTAGAAAAGGAGATATTTTGGTGGATGCGCAACGCGCAGGCCGCCGAGCACATCATAAATTTTGGACATAATCCAAATTATCTAAGTTCTGTAGAAATAAAAGTTCCAAAAGAAAACATCTCCTGCGATCTTAAACAGCTAATCAACCAGTCAGACTGCATCTTATTAAACGTACCGGCCGCCTTCCTTAAAGAGGCACTTACAGGTATAACTCCGGAAGATTTTGAAGGTAAAAAGGTTGTTTCGGCAGTAAAAGGCATAGTACCCGATGAAAATCAGATCATCGGTGAGTTCATGAACGAAAAATATAGGGTATCGTTCGACGATTTTATGGTTATCAGCGGGCCATGCCATGCAGAGGAAGTTGCGCTGGAAAAGTTATCGTATCTTACAATTGCTTCCCAGGATACTGCGCTTGCAACAGAGTTTGCCAGCATGCTAAACACCAGGTACATTAAGACCATTGTGTCCGACGACATATACGGCACCGAGTACGGCGCAGTACTTAAAAACATCTATGCTATTGCCAGTGGTATTTGCCACGGCGTTGGCTACGGCGACAACTTCCAGTCGGTATTGATATCAAACGCGATACGTGAGTTGGAGCGTTTTGTAGATGCTGTACATCCTATTGATCGAGACATTAAAGAATCTGCCTACCTAGGTGACCTGCTGGTAACTGCTTATTCACAGTTTAGCCGTAACCGCACTTTTGGCAATATGGTAGGAAAAGGTTATACGGTGAAGTCGGCCCAGTTGGAGATGAATATGATTGCGGAAGGATATTATGCAGTAAATTGCCTACAGCAGGTGAACTTACAATACAACGTTCCTATGCCCATCTGCGAAGCGGTTTATGCCATTTTATATAAAAAAAGCTCACCAGCGGCAGAAATGCGTAAACTGGCAGAAAAATTGAGTTAA
- a CDS encoding polysaccharide deacetylase family protein produces the protein MYLIKTPGLLKKLYPSLIWDVKPAARSIFLTFDDGPIPIVTPFVLKNLEAYKAKATFFCIGDNVTRHPDVYNEVKNAGHAIGNHTYNHLRGWDTDSETYLDNFLKADYLMQSALFRPPYGRIKREQIKMLRDSRPGLKIIMWDVLSGDFDTNLDPEECLRKVIKYTKPGSIIVFHDSLKAFKRLEYVLPRALEYWSKAGYNFEALTL, from the coding sequence ATGTACCTTATAAAAACTCCCGGGCTGCTTAAAAAGCTTTATCCCTCACTTATTTGGGACGTTAAACCGGCTGCCCGTTCTATTTTTTTGACGTTTGACGACGGCCCTATACCCATTGTTACACCGTTCGTATTAAAAAATTTAGAAGCCTATAAAGCTAAGGCTACTTTCTTTTGTATTGGCGATAATGTTACCCGCCACCCTGACGTATATAATGAGGTAAAAAATGCCGGCCACGCCATAGGTAACCACACTTACAATCACTTGCGTGGTTGGGATACGGATAGTGAAACCTACCTCGATAATTTTTTAAAGGCTGACTATTTGATGCAGTCTGCTCTTTTCCGTCCACCCTATGGCCGCATTAAACGGGAGCAAATAAAAATGCTTCGCGACAGCCGCCCGGGACTAAAAATAATTATGTGGGATGTGTTAAGCGGGGATTTTGATACCAACCTCGACCCGGAGGAATGCCTGCGTAAGGTAATCAAGTATACGAAACCAGGTTCTATTATTGTTTTTCACGATAGCTTAAAGGCTTTCAAGCGGCTGGAATATGTATTACCCCGGGCGTTGGAGTATTGGAGCAAAGCAGGTTATAACTTTGAAGCACTAACTTTATAA
- a CDS encoding efflux RND transporter periplasmic adaptor subunit, protein MGKTTKYILFSIGGVIVLLFVLKAAGVIGKPKLTQVAVEKAETRDINENVSASGKIKPHLEVKISPEVSGEVVELPVKEGDVVKKGQLLCRIRPDILKSGYERAVASYNTQKASVGNSAQMLKQSEATFTNQASIFKRSQELYKNKVLTTAEFEQAKANYESAKASLEAARQNVVGSKFGLEQSSASVKEAQDNLAKTTIYAPVDGVISKLSIEKGERVLGTQQFAGTEIMTLSDLNNIDVNVDVNENDINRINTGNPAQIEIDAFLGKKFEGKVIEIGSSANVVGTNADQVTNFTVKVRITAQSYIDLLKKNAANHSPFRPGLTATVDIQTNHVRSLAVPIQSVTTRDEKKAETKPDNNKDDNKRTASTPIAKEYVFVLDKGNKVKQVQVTTGIQDDTNIQILSGLKGGEEVVSAPFAAISKTLKDGEVVEKVDKSKLFNTEGKKD, encoded by the coding sequence ATGGGAAAGACTACTAAATATATCCTTTTTAGCATTGGCGGTGTTATCGTACTGCTTTTTGTACTTAAGGCTGCCGGTGTAATTGGCAAACCTAAACTGACGCAGGTAGCCGTAGAAAAGGCCGAAACACGCGACATTAACGAGAACGTATCTGCCAGCGGCAAAATTAAGCCCCACCTGGAAGTTAAAATAAGCCCCGAGGTAAGCGGCGAGGTTGTTGAGTTACCTGTAAAGGAAGGCGACGTGGTTAAAAAGGGACAGCTGCTTTGCCGTATCCGCCCGGACATCTTAAAATCCGGCTACGAGCGTGCAGTGGCATCATACAATACCCAAAAAGCGAGCGTTGGTAATTCTGCGCAAATGTTAAAGCAATCCGAAGCTACTTTCACCAACCAGGCTTCTATTTTCAAACGCAGTCAGGAGCTTTACAAAAATAAAGTGCTTACCACTGCCGAGTTTGAACAGGCTAAGGCAAACTACGAAAGTGCCAAAGCTTCTCTTGAAGCAGCAAGGCAAAACGTAGTTGGCTCTAAATTCGGATTGGAGCAATCATCTGCGTCTGTTAAAGAAGCGCAGGATAACCTGGCAAAAACCACTATATACGCTCCGGTTGACGGCGTTATCTCCAAACTTTCTATCGAGAAAGGCGAACGCGTATTGGGTACACAGCAATTTGCCGGTACCGAGATCATGACCTTATCCGACCTGAATAACATCGACGTAAATGTTGATGTGAACGAGAACGACATCAACCGTATTAACACAGGCAACCCTGCTCAAATAGAGATAGACGCTTTCCTGGGTAAGAAATTTGAAGGCAAAGTTATAGAGATAGGCAGCTCGGCAAACGTAGTTGGCACCAACGCCGACCAGGTTACCAACTTCACCGTTAAGGTGAGAATAACTGCGCAGTCATACATTGATCTATTGAAAAAGAATGCTGCCAACCACTCTCCCTTCCGCCCGGGATTGACTGCAACTGTGGATATACAAACCAATCACGTAAGAAGCTTAGCCGTTCCTATACAATCAGTTACTACCCGCGACGAAAAGAAAGCTGAAACTAAACCAGACAATAACAAGGATGATAATAAACGTACCGCAAGTACACCTATCGCCAAAGAATATGTATTTGTGCTTGACAAAGGCAACAAAGTGAAACAGGTACAGGTAACTACCGGCATACAGGACGATACCAACATACAAATACTAAGCGGCCTAAAGGGCGGCGAAGAAGTAGTATCGGCACCATTTGCTGCTATCTCCAAAACGCTTAAAGACGGAGAAGTAGTTGAGAAAGTAGACAAATCTAAACTGTTTAATACCGAAGGTAAAAAGGATTAA
- a CDS encoding alpha/beta hydrolase, which yields MFKSSKIVLLVACILLSFGAKAQNTAADTARIITFKINISQLKRERTIRVYLPAGYASSKKKYPVIYMHDGQNLFSDVKAPYGNWYIDSAMKAVPASKQSIIVGIYHGDKYRITEYSPYDSKYGKAEGDAYLEFMVKTLKPHIDSLYRTLTGVKHTAIIGSSMGGLISMYAIIKYPGVFGTAGVLSPSFWLNPRIYQVAAGVNKKAKIFLSCGDQEGNEVADVMKMDTVLLAGGLTRINVPAPLIIKGAKHNEAQWQQVFVKFYAWLMH from the coding sequence ATGTTTAAATCTTCAAAAATCGTGTTACTAGTAGCCTGCATACTGTTAAGTTTTGGTGCAAAGGCGCAAAACACAGCTGCAGATACCGCCCGCATTATCACCTTTAAAATAAACATTTCGCAGCTTAAGCGCGAGCGCACTATAAGGGTTTACCTGCCTGCCGGGTACGCGTCATCAAAAAAGAAGTACCCTGTTATTTATATGCATGACGGGCAAAATCTTTTTAGCGATGTTAAGGCACCTTATGGTAATTGGTATATTGATTCTGCAATGAAAGCTGTGCCTGCCAGTAAGCAGTCTATAATAGTAGGCATATACCATGGAGATAAATATCGCATAACTGAGTACAGCCCATACGACAGCAAATACGGCAAGGCTGAGGGTGACGCCTACCTGGAATTTATGGTAAAAACGCTGAAGCCGCATATAGATAGCCTGTACCGCACTCTTACGGGCGTTAAGCATACCGCTATTATTGGCAGCTCTATGGGCGGATTGATATCTATGTACGCTATTATTAAGTATCCGGGTGTGTTTGGTACTGCCGGGGTGTTGTCGCCTTCATTTTGGCTTAATCCACGAATATATCAGGTAGCGGCCGGGGTAAACAAGAAAGCAAAAATCTTTTTGTCTTGTGGCGATCAGGAGGGCAATGAGGTGGCAGATGTAATGAAGATGGACACTGTATTACTTGCCGGCGGTTTAACTCGCATTAATGTGCCTGCGCCGTTGATAATAAAAGGCGCCAAGCACAACGAAGCACAATGGCAACAGGTTTTTGTAAAGTTTTACGCCTGGCTAATGCATTAA
- a CDS encoding Gfo/Idh/MocA family protein, with amino-acid sequence MKWGIIGCGRIAHRFMQGLSALQDMQLTASWSRRAETVDAFVAQYGGKACSTAQELLASDIDAVYIATLPNSHADYCIQAFNAGKPVLCEKPATVNLPQLDTVLAVARGKKLLFMEGMKPPFYPLYTKLKEYIQQDPIGPVGYVRAGSSVADIPRDHPNFSYELAGGSLMGIGIYEAFLGLDWLGATHEVQAMGRFSGMEIDMFGIFQTRHEHGYGQFYTGFDLHGKGDALICGTLGHITIHKNWWNPAKATINYLDGRTVVIDEPFTHGGLNYEIQHFADLFRAGELESPIIPHQMSRGMISMIDEARKIVGLKFKGE; translated from the coding sequence ATGAAGTGGGGTATTATTGGTTGCGGGCGCATTGCGCATCGCTTTATGCAAGGATTAAGTGCTTTGCAGGACATGCAGCTTACGGCATCATGGTCCCGCAGGGCAGAAACCGTTGACGCTTTTGTAGCGCAATACGGCGGTAAGGCTTGCAGTACTGCACAGGAGTTGCTGGCAAGTGATATCGACGCGGTTTACATTGCTACCCTCCCGAATAGCCATGCAGATTATTGCATCCAAGCCTTTAACGCCGGTAAACCTGTACTCTGCGAAAAACCTGCAACCGTAAACCTGCCCCAGTTAGACACCGTGCTTGCTGTTGCCCGCGGAAAGAAACTGCTGTTTATGGAAGGCATGAAGCCACCCTTCTACCCGCTGTATACCAAGCTGAAGGAGTACATTCAACAAGACCCTATAGGGCCGGTTGGCTATGTACGGGCAGGCTCATCAGTTGCAGACATTCCGCGTGACCATCCTAACTTCAGTTATGAGCTTGCCGGTGGCAGCCTCATGGGTATCGGCATATATGAAGCTTTCCTCGGGTTGGATTGGCTTGGTGCGACTCATGAAGTGCAGGCGATGGGCCGCTTCAGCGGTATGGAGATAGATATGTTCGGCATTTTTCAAACCAGGCACGAGCACGGCTATGGGCAATTTTACACCGGTTTTGACTTGCATGGCAAGGGCGATGCGCTAATATGCGGCACCCTGGGCCACATCACTATTCACAAAAATTGGTGGAATCCTGCAAAAGCGACCATCAACTATCTTGATGGCCGTACAGTTGTTATCGATGAGCCGTTTACCCATGGAGGACTAAACTACGAGATACAGCACTTTGCCGATCTTTTTCGCGCGGGTGAGTTGGAGAGCCCGATTATACCTCACCAAATGTCTCGCGGTATGATCTCGATGATAGATGAGGCTCGGAAAATTGTAGGCCTGAAATTTAAAGGTGAATAG
- a CDS encoding PQQ-dependent sugar dehydrogenase produces the protein MRNRITLALMAAVMLFNACGKTSDESTGGNPPADAKLTDVVLTQNLTFPWEILWGPDNKLWITERGGKISRVDPASGTITPLATLPDVVSQGEGGLLGMVLHPDFSATPEVFVAYNYNKGGAYTKKIVKFTYNGTTLVNPVVLLDNIPAAGIHNGTRLAISPDKKLYITSGDASVSSRAQDQTNMAGKIQRINLDGTIPADNPIAGSALWSFGHRNPQGLVFVGDRLYSSEHGNTTDDEINIIQKGRNFGWPNVEGFCSTSAEQGFCSVNNVAEPVYAWTPTIAPSGIDYYNNDAIPQWKNSLLLAVLKDSELLQLKLSADGSKVEAVNTFYKGTYGRMRDVAISPAGDVYIITSTGNNDKIIKVTRTP, from the coding sequence ATGAGGAACAGGATTACGCTTGCCCTGATGGCTGCCGTGATGCTTTTTAATGCATGCGGGAAAACTTCTGATGAAAGTACCGGCGGCAACCCGCCCGCCGATGCAAAACTCACCGATGTTGTACTAACGCAAAACCTTACGTTCCCCTGGGAAATACTCTGGGGGCCGGATAATAAACTGTGGATAACCGAACGTGGCGGCAAAATAAGCAGGGTAGACCCGGCAAGCGGTACTATTACGCCGTTAGCCACACTGCCTGATGTAGTGTCGCAGGGCGAAGGCGGCTTGCTGGGAATGGTGTTGCACCCTGATTTTAGCGCGACGCCCGAAGTGTTTGTTGCCTATAATTATAACAAAGGAGGAGCTTACACCAAAAAGATTGTGAAGTTCACCTATAATGGTACCACGCTGGTTAACCCCGTGGTGCTGCTGGACAATATACCTGCTGCCGGTATACACAACGGAACCCGCCTTGCGATATCTCCTGATAAAAAGCTGTACATTACCAGTGGCGATGCTTCTGTATCGTCCCGGGCGCAGGACCAGACGAATATGGCAGGTAAAATACAGCGGATTAATTTAGACGGCACGATACCGGCGGATAACCCTATTGCTGGTAGCGCGTTGTGGTCCTTTGGTCACCGCAACCCGCAGGGGTTGGTGTTTGTTGGCGACAGGCTCTATAGCTCTGAACATGGTAACACTACTGACGACGAGATAAACATTATCCAGAAAGGCCGTAATTTTGGCTGGCCGAATGTAGAGGGATTTTGTAGCACCAGCGCTGAGCAGGGATTTTGCTCGGTAAACAACGTTGCCGAACCTGTTTATGCCTGGACGCCAACCATAGCTCCCTCCGGAATAGATTATTATAACAACGATGCTATACCGCAGTGGAAGAACTCGCTGCTGCTTGCTGTACTTAAAGATTCGGAACTGCTGCAGCTAAAGCTAAGTGCCGATGGCAGCAAAGTGGAGGCGGTGAATACCTTTTATAAGGGTACTTACGGCCGGATGCGCGATGTAGCTATAAGCCCGGCAGGGGACGTTTACATTATCACCAGCACCGGCAATAACGACAAGATAATAAAGGTAACCAGAACCCCCTAA